The Flavobacterium commune genome contains a region encoding:
- a CDS encoding SusC/RagA family TonB-linked outer membrane protein, producing MLKIIKLSCLVSLFFAAEFYTPLYAQEVQDSTATATTNLNKTTKGILVKGVVKSAKTKSALSGINVAVDGFSAAITHDDGSFDIKVPNLEAVLKISGENFQTKVYALRRQESGIEIFLSEPHYAPAYEMANLAAGEKMQYNNTTAASVVDFKNDQWSAPVNESVGGFLQGKVAGLSTVRNSGTPGAGTYLSLRGFTSLYATNKPLIIVDGMIYDDEDYGSGILQNNMSSPLSNIDVKDIEDVTVIKDGSSLYGTKGANGVIKITTTRATELSTKIDFTMYGSVNQTPDELPLLDAKGYRTHLSQLELGRGLSPVQISNLPYMNDQVGSAGYYKYHNNTNWQDQVFKPSVNQNYFLKIRGGDEIAKFGLSVGYLDSKGIIDQVNTKRYSTRLNAALKLTNKLSVDANLSFINNVQEQWDQGFAYKTSPLYLALTKSPFLAVNDINDAGEVSPNLADVDDFNVGNPKAIFTNGFGRNNNYRFFGNLKFKYVLNKSWDINTILGLTLNKERESFFIPDQGVADVVLPTAIGTNRSGSEIQIYNSLYTDTYANYLKNFNNDHNLEVRFGVRTQRNKSESDLGLGYNSSTDDFTSVGAGSNLLRQVGGVLGEWNWLNIYANADYNYRNKYFLTTSYAVDGSSRFGDKVNGANKYALMTSITGAWLVSSEGFMKNVKAIDYLKLRATYGHSGNDDIGNFTAQKYYISQNLLGMQGIVRGNIANPNLQWETVKKFNVGADLGIFNERLNASIDVFSNRTRNMIVYETVSDASGFDFAASNNASMRTIGADLSLKARIVKSTDFTFDLGVNVSRYKNEVQGLPNGDILTQFAGATYLTSVGNDANLFYGLKAAGVYSTTAEASAAGLNRRLTNGELIPFTAGDMRFVDTNNDKVIDNNDRMVIGNPNPDVLGSFSTNLTYKRFSLQALFNFSIGNDIYNGLRYNLEKMSGYENQSAAVANRWRAEGQQTDIPKAAWGDPMGNSEFSSRWIEDGSYLRLKTLVLGYDFKVNDANYVKYIKLYATANNLITFTKYLGYDPEFSATSSIFGQGTDIGLAPQFTTVQLGLRLGL from the coding sequence ATGCTAAAAATTATAAAACTAAGCTGTCTTGTTAGCCTATTTTTTGCAGCGGAATTCTATACACCACTGTACGCTCAGGAGGTTCAGGATTCTACTGCTACTGCAACGACAAATTTAAATAAAACAACAAAAGGCATTTTAGTAAAAGGTGTTGTAAAAAGTGCTAAAACCAAATCCGCTTTATCAGGGATAAATGTTGCTGTCGATGGTTTTTCGGCAGCCATTACTCATGATGACGGTAGTTTTGATATTAAAGTTCCTAATTTAGAAGCAGTTCTTAAAATTAGTGGCGAAAATTTTCAAACTAAGGTCTATGCTTTAAGACGACAAGAATCAGGAATTGAAATATTTTTAAGTGAGCCTCATTATGCTCCTGCTTATGAAATGGCCAATTTAGCTGCCGGAGAAAAAATGCAGTACAATAACACCACTGCAGCAAGTGTTGTTGATTTCAAAAATGATCAATGGTCTGCTCCTGTTAATGAATCAGTAGGTGGTTTTCTTCAAGGTAAAGTAGCCGGTTTAAGCACAGTTAGGAATTCAGGAACTCCTGGAGCCGGTACTTATTTGTCTTTACGTGGATTTACTTCTTTGTATGCCACTAACAAACCTTTAATTATTGTTGACGGAATGATTTATGATGACGAAGATTATGGATCAGGTATTTTGCAAAACAATATGTCTTCTCCTTTAAGTAATATTGATGTTAAGGATATTGAAGATGTAACTGTTATAAAAGATGGTTCCTCTCTTTATGGGACTAAAGGAGCTAATGGAGTAATTAAAATTACTACCACTCGTGCAACAGAATTATCTACTAAGATTGATTTTACGATGTATGGAAGTGTTAATCAAACGCCGGATGAGTTACCTTTATTAGATGCTAAAGGGTATCGTACACATTTATCACAATTAGAATTAGGACGTGGTTTATCACCAGTACAGATTTCTAATTTGCCGTATATGAATGATCAAGTAGGTTCAGCGGGATATTATAAATATCATAATAACACAAACTGGCAGGATCAGGTTTTTAAACCTAGCGTAAATCAGAATTATTTTCTTAAGATTCGCGGAGGAGATGAAATAGCTAAGTTTGGTTTATCAGTAGGTTATTTGGATAGCAAAGGTATTATCGATCAGGTGAATACTAAAAGATATAGTACGCGCTTAAATGCCGCTTTAAAATTAACAAACAAATTATCTGTTGATGCTAATTTATCTTTTATCAATAATGTTCAGGAACAATGGGATCAGGGTTTTGCTTATAAAACAAGTCCTTTGTATTTAGCATTGACTAAATCACCATTTTTAGCGGTTAATGATATTAATGATGCAGGAGAAGTTTCTCCTAACCTAGCTGATGTGGATGATTTTAATGTAGGTAATCCGAAAGCTATTTTTACTAATGGATTTGGAAGGAATAATAACTATCGTTTTTTTGGAAATCTTAAATTCAAGTATGTTTTGAATAAGTCTTGGGATATTAATACTATTCTGGGATTAACACTCAATAAAGAAAGAGAATCTTTCTTTATTCCAGATCAAGGCGTTGCTGATGTTGTTCTTCCTACAGCTATTGGTACTAACCGTTCAGGAAGTGAAATTCAAATTTATAATAGTCTCTATACAGATACTTATGCTAATTATTTAAAAAATTTTAATAATGATCATAATCTTGAAGTTCGTTTTGGAGTTAGAACACAAAGAAATAAATCAGAGAGTGACCTAGGTTTAGGGTATAATTCATCAACTGATGATTTTACATCAGTAGGTGCTGGATCTAACTTACTACGTCAGGTGGGGGGAGTTTTAGGCGAATGGAACTGGTTGAATATTTATGCTAATGCTGATTATAATTATCGAAATAAATATTTCCTGACTACAAGTTATGCTGTTGATGGTTCCAGTAGATTTGGAGATAAAGTCAATGGTGCTAATAAGTATGCATTAATGACATCTATAACCGGAGCCTGGTTAGTATCTTCTGAAGGTTTTATGAAGAATGTAAAAGCTATTGATTACTTAAAATTGAGAGCTACTTATGGTCATAGTGGAAATGACGATATAGGAAATTTTACAGCTCAAAAATATTATATCTCTCAAAATTTATTGGGGATGCAAGGTATAGTAAGAGGTAATATTGCTAATCCTAACTTGCAATGGGAAACTGTTAAGAAATTTAATGTTGGTGCCGATTTAGGTATTTTCAACGAAAGACTGAATGCTTCTATCGATGTTTTTTCTAACAGAACAAGGAATATGATTGTCTATGAAACGGTTAGTGATGCAAGTGGTTTTGATTTTGCAGCCTCTAACAATGCTTCAATGCGTACTATAGGAGCTGATTTATCATTAAAAGCTCGTATTGTTAAGTCAACTGATTTTACTTTTGATTTAGGAGTGAATGTGAGCCGTTATAAAAATGAAGTCCAAGGCTTGCCTAATGGTGACATCCTTACTCAATTTGCAGGTGCTACTTATTTAACATCAGTTGGCAATGATGCTAATTTATTCTACGGTTTAAAAGCAGCAGGTGTTTATAGTACTACTGCTGAAGCCAGTGCAGCCGGTTTGAACCGAAGATTAACTAATGGAGAGTTAATTCCTTTTACAGCAGGAGATATGCGATTTGTAGATACTAATAACGATAAAGTTATTGATAACAATGACCGTATGGTAATAGGTAATCCAAATCCGGATGTATTAGGTAGTTTTTCAACTAATTTAACTTATAAACGTTTCAGTCTTCAGGCCTTGTTTAATTTTTCAATTGGTAATGATATCTATAATGGATTGCGTTACAATTTAGAGAAAATGAGTGGATACGAAAATCAAAGTGCCGCAGTAGCTAATCGTTGGAGAGCCGAAGGACAGCAAACGGATATTCCAAAAGCTGCTTGGGGAGATCCAATGGGGAATTCAGAATTTTCAAGCAGATGGATTGAAGATGGTTCTTATCTAAGATTAAAAACTTTGGTATTAGGGTATGATTTTAAAGTAAATGATGCAAATTATGTTAAGTATATCAAGCTTTATGCAACTGCAAATAACCTGATTACCTTTACTAAATACCTTGGATATGATCCTGAGTTTAGTGCAACTTCGTCTATTTTCGGACAAGGAACAGATATTGGTTTAGCACCTCAGTTTACAACAGTTCAACTAGGATTGCGTTTAGGGCTTTAA